The proteins below come from a single Sphingomonas carotinifaciens genomic window:
- a CDS encoding SDR family oxidoreductase, producing MTKGIEGKVVLITGGSTGIGAQTARLLAERGAKVAIAARRKDRLDEVVADIAANGGTARSYALDVTDKSAVQSVVAAIIADFGRLDVLINNAGLMPIRPMAEVNTDEWDQMIDVNLKGTLYGIAAALPGFLEQGSGHIINLSSVAGIKVFAPGGTVYSGTKFAVSAISEGLRQEVGEKVRVTSIEPGAVESDLKFTTSGTAAETVLDFYKQAIPAASVARAIAFAVEQPDDVDINAIVIRPTAQQF from the coding sequence ATGACCAAAGGTATCGAAGGCAAGGTTGTTCTCATCACCGGCGGCAGCACCGGTATCGGCGCGCAAACCGCGCGGCTTCTGGCGGAACGCGGCGCGAAGGTGGCCATCGCCGCGCGGCGCAAGGACAGGCTCGACGAGGTCGTCGCGGACATCGCCGCAAATGGCGGCACGGCACGTAGCTACGCGCTTGATGTCACCGACAAGTCGGCGGTCCAGTCCGTCGTGGCCGCAATCATCGCCGACTTCGGCCGCCTCGACGTGCTGATCAACAACGCCGGGCTGATGCCGATCCGTCCGATGGCCGAGGTCAACACCGACGAGTGGGACCAGATGATCGACGTCAATCTGAAGGGTACGCTCTACGGCATCGCGGCGGCTCTTCCCGGTTTTCTCGAGCAGGGCAGCGGTCACATCATCAACTTGAGCTCAGTTGCGGGCATCAAGGTCTTCGCACCGGGCGGCACGGTCTATTCCGGCACCAAGTTCGCCGTCAGCGCGATCAGCGAGGGCCTTCGCCAGGAGGTGGGCGAAAAGGTCCGTGTCACGTCGATCGAGCCCGGAGCCGTCGAAAGCGACCTGAAGTTCACGACGTCGGGCACGGCTGCCGAGACGGTTCTCGACTTCTACAAGCAGGCCATCCCGGCGGCGTCGGTGGCGCGTGCTATCGCGTTCGCTGTCGAACAGCCTGATGACGTCGACATCAACGCGATCGTCATCCGGCCGACCGCACAGCAGTTCTGA
- a CDS encoding S-(hydroxymethyl)glutathione dehydrogenase/class III alcohol dehydrogenase, which yields MKSRAAVAFEAGKPLEIVEIDVAPPRKGEVLIRVTHTGVCHTDAYTLAGSDPEGVFPVVLGHEGAGIVVEVGEGVTSVGPGDHVIPLYTAECGKCDFCLSGKTNLCVAVRETQGKGLMPDGTTRFSYNGRPLYHYIGCSTFSEYTVVAEVSLAKINPEANPEHVCLLGCGVTTGIGAVHNTAKVQPGDSVAVFGLGGIGLAAIQGARQAKAGRIIAIDTNPSKFELARQFGATECINPKDHDKPIQQVLIEMTGWGIDHTFECIGNVHVMRAALESAHRGWGQSIVIGVAGAGEEISTRPFQLVTGRVWKGSAFGGVKGRTQLPGMVEDAMRGDIDLAPFVTHTMGLEEINEAFELMHEGKSIRTVIHY from the coding sequence ATGAAATCTCGCGCCGCTGTAGCCTTCGAGGCGGGCAAGCCACTCGAAATCGTCGAGATCGATGTCGCCCCACCCCGGAAAGGCGAAGTCCTCATACGGGTGACGCACACCGGTGTGTGCCACACCGACGCGTACACGCTGGCGGGGAGTGATCCGGAGGGTGTTTTCCCGGTGGTTCTGGGCCACGAGGGCGCGGGCATCGTTGTCGAGGTCGGTGAAGGCGTCACCAGCGTCGGACCGGGCGATCACGTGATTCCGCTCTACACCGCCGAATGCGGCAAGTGCGACTTCTGCCTGTCGGGCAAGACCAACCTGTGCGTCGCTGTCCGCGAAACGCAGGGCAAGGGCTTGATGCCCGATGGGACCACCCGCTTTTCGTACAATGGTCGGCCCCTCTATCATTACATAGGCTGTTCGACCTTCAGTGAATATACTGTCGTCGCCGAAGTCTCGCTCGCCAAGATCAATCCCGAGGCAAACCCCGAACATGTCTGCCTGCTCGGCTGCGGCGTCACGACCGGCATCGGCGCAGTCCACAATACCGCCAAGGTCCAGCCTGGAGACTCGGTCGCCGTGTTCGGCCTGGGCGGCATCGGCCTCGCGGCGATTCAGGGTGCGCGCCAGGCGAAGGCGGGTCGCATCATCGCCATCGACACCAATCCATCCAAGTTCGAGCTGGCACGCCAGTTCGGTGCGACCGAGTGCATCAACCCCAAGGACCATGACAAGCCTATCCAGCAAGTGCTGATCGAGATGACGGGCTGGGGCATCGATCATACCTTCGAGTGCATCGGCAACGTCCACGTCATGCGCGCCGCGCTTGAATCAGCGCACCGTGGCTGGGGTCAGTCGATCGTGATTGGCGTTGCCGGCGCGGGCGAGGAAATCTCCACCCGCCCATTCCAGCTCGTCACGGGCCGCGTATGGAAGGGGTCCGCTTTCGGTGGCGTCAAGGGACGGACACAGCTCCCCGGCATGGTCGAGGATGCGATGAGAGGCGATATCGATCTGGCCCCATTTGTAACCCACACGATGGGTTTGGAGGAGATCAACGAGGCCTTCGAACTGATGCACGAAGGCAAGTCGATCCGCACGGTCATTCACTACTGA
- a CDS encoding TetR/AcrR family transcriptional regulator, whose product MFDTDAALDKAVRLFWQRGYEATSMADLVAETGVAAASLYAAFDNKAGLFAAVIERYAATFSVHLYAPINDPALSTYEAVKGLLERAASSFSEPGTPAGCFMYSAAVAVSPASAAIECLLRDKRIAAEALLIERLQRGAVQGELGANTDPAVLGKFINTVMQGMSVQARDGATINELLSIAKMALDRWPAAI is encoded by the coding sequence GTGTTCGACACTGACGCTGCGCTCGACAAGGCGGTGCGGCTGTTCTGGCAGCGCGGCTACGAGGCGACATCGATGGCCGATCTGGTGGCGGAGACTGGCGTCGCCGCCGCCAGTCTCTATGCAGCGTTTGACAACAAGGCGGGGCTGTTTGCGGCGGTAATCGAGCGCTACGCCGCGACGTTCAGCGTCCACCTCTATGCACCCATCAACGATCCGGCGTTGTCCACCTACGAGGCCGTCAAAGGCTTGCTGGAACGAGCGGCGTCATCATTCTCGGAACCTGGAACGCCGGCCGGCTGCTTCATGTATTCGGCAGCGGTAGCCGTTTCGCCGGCGTCCGCCGCCATCGAATGCCTGCTGCGCGACAAGCGTATCGCGGCGGAGGCCCTCCTGATCGAGCGTCTGCAACGAGGCGCCGTGCAGGGCGAGCTTGGGGCCAACACCGATCCGGCCGTGCTAGGCAAATTCATCAATACGGTCATGCAAGGCATGTCCGTTCAGGCGCGCGACGGCGCTACGATCAACGAACTGCTCTCCATCGCCAAAATGGCACTCGATCGATGGCCGGCCGCGATATGA
- a CDS encoding TMEM175 family protein, with product MATSSFKATERTSDRLEAFMDAVLAIAITLPVTELHAPEPTDGDLAAAYLKLAPEYAAYALSVMLIGLYWASSHFTGKLLQKADHGYNLLSIGFLAAVSITPFPARPLIEHLGGDAESKTAVLAYLGVAAAPATWWFVRWVYATARGLPDQRLTDAYLRRTTLKFAVTAGAYWAAFALAIWNWRAGLIVAGIVTLSYIIPPAKPSYKPGQEPENG from the coding sequence ATGGCGACATCGTCTTTCAAAGCAACCGAACGCACATCGGACCGCCTTGAGGCATTCATGGACGCGGTGCTGGCAATTGCCATCACCCTCCCGGTGACCGAACTACACGCACCAGAGCCGACTGACGGCGACCTGGCAGCGGCATACCTAAAGCTGGCACCGGAATATGCCGCCTACGCCCTTAGCGTGATGCTGATCGGTCTTTACTGGGCTTCCAGCCACTTCACCGGCAAGCTTCTGCAAAAAGCCGATCATGGCTACAATCTGCTCAGCATCGGCTTTCTTGCCGCTGTCAGCATCACGCCGTTTCCTGCGCGGCCGCTCATCGAGCATCTCGGTGGTGACGCGGAAAGCAAGACCGCCGTTTTGGCCTATCTGGGCGTGGCAGCGGCGCCGGCGACGTGGTGGTTCGTGCGTTGGGTCTATGCAACCGCGAGGGGGCTTCCAGACCAGCGCCTGACAGACGCCTACCTCAGGCGAACAACCCTCAAATTCGCCGTCACCGCCGGAGCCTATTGGGCAGCCTTTGCCCTGGCAATCTGGAATTGGCGTGCTGGACTGATCGTCGCGGGGATCGTTACGTTGAGCTATATCATTCCGCCAGCAAAGCCCAGCTACAAGCCAGGCCAAGAACCAGAGAATGGCTGA
- a CDS encoding putative quinol monooxygenase: MPKLALYVPLKAKPGKERDVADFLTSALPLVQAEPGTLTWYAIEEGPGAYAIFDTFDTEEDRQAHLDGKVAAALMDKAEELFSEPPQIHKFTLLAAK, encoded by the coding sequence ATGCCCAAACTTGCCCTGTATGTACCACTGAAGGCCAAGCCCGGAAAAGAGCGCGACGTCGCCGATTTCCTGACCTCGGCATTGCCGCTCGTTCAAGCTGAGCCGGGCACTCTGACCTGGTATGCGATCGAGGAAGGTCCCGGTGCGTACGCGATCTTCGATACGTTCGACACAGAGGAGGATCGGCAGGCACATCTCGACGGCAAGGTTGCAGCCGCACTGATGGACAAGGCAGAAGAACTGTTTTCTGAACCGCCGCAAATTCACAAGTTCACCCTGCTGGCCGCGAAATAG
- a CDS encoding zinc-dependent alcohol dehydrogenase family protein yields the protein MSRIVRIHEYGDASVLRIEDVAVPAPAADEVQIAVKAIGINRAEVMFRNHAYLQEAEFPSRLGYEAAGTVVTVGADVTGFAEGEAVSVIPPLDIARWGTYGEVANVPARLVVKHPAALTFEEAAAVWMQYVTAWGALVEQAKLGEGDFVIVTAASSSVGLAAFQIARMVGATVIATTRTGAKRQALIDAGAHHVVATGEEDLVARVMEITDGQGARVVLDPVGGPSFAPLTESMARGGILLEYGALSGEPTPFPLFSVLGKSLTLKGYLYSEIVSDDAALDRAKAFIVAGLESGALKPRIARTFPLDAIQDAHRFLESNDQIGKVVVTV from the coding sequence ATGAGCCGCATCGTCCGTATCCACGAATATGGCGACGCCAGCGTCCTCAGGATTGAAGATGTGGCAGTCCCCGCGCCCGCGGCTGACGAAGTGCAGATCGCGGTGAAGGCAATAGGCATAAACCGCGCCGAGGTGATGTTCCGCAACCATGCCTACCTTCAGGAAGCCGAGTTCCCGAGCCGCCTTGGCTATGAGGCTGCCGGCACTGTCGTTACAGTCGGAGCGGACGTGACCGGGTTTGCGGAAGGCGAAGCCGTCAGCGTCATCCCCCCGCTCGATATCGCGCGCTGGGGCACTTATGGCGAGGTCGCCAACGTGCCCGCCCGCCTCGTCGTCAAGCATCCGGCGGCGCTGACGTTCGAGGAAGCGGCGGCCGTGTGGATGCAGTATGTCACCGCTTGGGGTGCGCTGGTGGAGCAGGCGAAACTCGGCGAGGGCGATTTCGTCATCGTCACTGCTGCCTCCAGCAGCGTCGGCCTTGCAGCCTTCCAGATTGCGCGGATGGTCGGCGCGACGGTAATCGCGACGACGCGTACCGGCGCCAAGCGCCAGGCCCTGATCGATGCCGGTGCACATCATGTCGTCGCGACCGGGGAAGAGGATCTGGTAGCGAGGGTGATGGAGATAACCGATGGTCAGGGTGCGCGCGTGGTGCTCGATCCGGTCGGAGGCCCGTCGTTCGCGCCGCTGACCGAGAGCATGGCACGCGGAGGCATCCTGCTCGAATATGGCGCGCTCAGCGGCGAACCGACGCCGTTCCCGTTGTTCTCCGTGCTGGGCAAGAGCCTCACGCTCAAGGGGTATCTCTACAGCGAGATCGTCTCGGACGATGCCGCCCTCGATCGCGCTAAGGCGTTCATCGTGGCGGGTCTGGAATCGGGCGCGCTCAAGCCGCGGATCGCGCGCACTTTCCCGCTCGACGCCATCCAAGACGCTCACCGCTTCCTCGAATCGAACGACCAGATCGGCAAGGTCGTCGTTACGGTCTGA
- a CDS encoding aldo/keto reductase produces the protein MKHVTLPGGEVVPSMGQGTWKMGEHAERRSDEIAALRAGVELGMTLIDTAEMYGDGAAETLICEALGDHRDQLFLVSKAYPQNASRSRLAGACEASLKRLGTDRLDLYLLHWRGSVPLAETIEAMEALKSAGKIRHWGVSNLDTDDMDELVAAGGDGCVTDQILYNLVRRGPELDLLPWLAQHKVPVMAYSPVEQGRLTSHPALDKVAAQVGGTPAQVALAWTLRHDGLIAIPKASSIAHVRENRAAADIVLSDADLATLDAAFPRPAGRRPLEML, from the coding sequence ATGAAACACGTGACATTGCCCGGCGGGGAAGTGGTTCCTTCAATGGGTCAAGGCACCTGGAAGATGGGTGAACATGCTGAGCGGCGATCCGATGAGATCGCCGCGCTACGCGCCGGTGTCGAGCTGGGCATGACGCTCATCGATACCGCTGAAATGTACGGCGATGGCGCGGCGGAAACGCTGATCTGCGAAGCGCTCGGCGATCATCGCGACCAGTTGTTCCTCGTCAGCAAGGCGTATCCACAGAACGCATCGCGCTCCCGCCTTGCCGGTGCGTGCGAGGCGAGCCTGAAGCGGCTCGGCACCGATCGGCTCGACCTCTACCTGCTCCACTGGCGTGGATCGGTGCCGCTCGCTGAGACGATAGAGGCAATGGAGGCGCTGAAATCGGCAGGAAAGATTCGGCATTGGGGTGTCAGCAACCTCGATACCGACGATATGGACGAGCTTGTCGCTGCCGGCGGGGATGGCTGCGTGACCGATCAGATCCTATACAATCTCGTCCGTCGAGGCCCTGAGTTGGACCTGTTGCCGTGGCTCGCACAGCACAAAGTGCCAGTGATGGCGTATAGTCCCGTCGAGCAGGGACGCCTCACAAGCCATCCCGCCCTCGACAAAGTAGCGGCCCAGGTTGGCGGAACCCCTGCGCAGGTCGCACTTGCCTGGACGTTGCGCCACGATGGCCTTATCGCCATCCCGAAAGCGAGTTCGATTGCACATGTGCGGGAAAACCGCGCTGCCGCAGATATCGTCCTCTCCGACGCCGACCTTGCGACACTCGATGCGGCATTTCCCCGGCCAGCGGGCCGTCGCCCACTCGAAATGCTGTAG